A single window of Athene noctua chromosome 1, bAthNoc1.hap1.1, whole genome shotgun sequence DNA harbors:
- the LOC141970481 gene encoding prokineticin receptor 2-like has translation MEQTEQNPNATVSLNFAAIYNLHDGDLTSLRNFSFPSNFSYSDYDLPLDSEDDMTKTRTFFAAKIVIGVALVGIMLVCGIGNFIFIAALARYKKLRNLTNLLIANLAISDFIVAIVCCPFEMDYYVVRQLSWEHGHVLCASVNYLRTVSLYVSTNALLAIAVDRYLAIVHPLKPRMNYQTATFLIALVWIVSILVAIPSAYFATETVLFIVKNQEKIFCGQIWPVDQQMYYKSYFLFIFGIEFVAPVITMTLCYARISRELWFKTVPGFQTEQIRKRLRCRRKTVMVLMCILTAYVLCWAPFYGFTIVRDFFPTIFVKEKHYLTAFYIVECIAMSNSMINTMCFVTVKNNTMKYFKKIMLLRWRSTYNGSKSSTDFDLRTSAMPVTEEVDCIKLK, from the exons ATGGAGCAAACTGAACAGAACCCAAATGCTACTGTCAGCCTCAACTTTGCTGCAATCTACAATCTCCACGACGGGGATTTAACCTCCTTGCGaaacttctccttcccttccaaTTTCAGTTACAGCGATTACGACCTGCCGCTGGACAGTGAAGATGACATGACCAAAACCCGCACCTTCTTTGCAGCCAAGATCGTCATCGGGGTGGCTCTGGTTGGCATCATGCTGGTCTGTGGCATCGGCAACTTCATCTTCATTGCTGCTCTCGCCCGCTACAAGAAGCTGCGAAATCTCACCAACCTGCTGATTGCCAACCTGGCCATCTCAGACTTCATTGTGGCCATTGTGTGCTGCCCCTTCGAGATGGACTACTACGTGGTGCGGCAGCTCTCCTGGGAGCACGGCCACGTCCTCTGTGCCTCAGTCAACTACCTGCGGACCGTCTCCCTCTATGTTTCTACCAATGCTCTCCTGGCTATAGCTGTTGACAG gtatctggccattgttcacccactgaaaccacgcatgaattatcaaacagcaaccttcCTAATCGCCTTGGTCTGGATTGTCTCCATACTTGTAGCTATTCCATCTGCGTATTTTGCTACTGAAACggtgttatttatagtgaaaaaccaggagaaaatattctgtggacAGATTTGGCCAGTTGACCAGCAGATGTACTACAAATCATACTTcctctttatctttggcattgaatttgttgCACCTGTCATTACGATGACCTTGTGTTATGCCAGGATATCGcgggagctctggtttaaaaccGTACCAGGATTTCAGACAGAACAGATCAGAAAGAGGCttcgatgcagaagaaaaactgttatggtactgatgtgcatcctgactgcctacgttctctgctgggcacccttctACGGCTTCACAATTGTCCgtgactttttccccaccatcttcgtgaaagagaagcattaccttactgctttttatatagttgaatgcattgctatgagtaacagcatgataaacaccatgtgttttgtaactgtaaaaaataataccatgaagtatttcaagaagatcatgtTACTGAGATGGAGATCGACATATAATGGAAGCAAATCTAGCACTGATTTCGACCTCAgaacaagtgcaatgccagtcacagaggaggtagactgcataaaactgaaataa